From the genome of Mycobacterium kansasii ATCC 12478:
ACAGCGCCCCGATGTCCTGACGGATCGCCATGGCTGCCGGTTATCCCTTGCTCATCGCTCGCGACATCAACGACCCTGGGCGAGAACCGGATCGACGCCGATCATCGTTGGCGCCCAATAAGTTTGACTAATTCGATTGCGGCGCTGGTTCGCCGTACCGATCCTGCCCGGACCTGGCCAACAGGTCGCCCCAGGCGCGGCTCACGGCAGCCACGACCGCGTCGTCAACGTCGTACGTGACATCGTTCTCGGCGATCGCCACCAACCCGTGGGCCAATTCCATCGGGGCCACATTGTGCTGCTTGGCCGTTTGCACGATGTCGCTGAAGGCCTCGTCGAGGCTGCAATGCCGCAGCGCAACCAGCACGCCCTCGGCGGCGCCGAGCCTTCGCTGGCCACCGCGCCGAGCATCGCGCGCGCGGTCGGTCTGTCGTAGTTCCACCGTGTGCTCCCTTGTTGGTGATGCTCTCGATAGTGGCCAGCCGTGTCGTCGCGTGGGCAGAGTCATAAGGCCCATCAACGTGGGGCCGAAGGGCACCCGGTGCCGGCCCGACCTGCCCGACCGGCCTAAGCCGCCCGAACGGTCAGCTCAACAGCTGCGCCGGATCGGTGAACGGCAACCCCAGATCGGCGCCCACCTCGTCGCTGAGCAGCAAACCCTCGTGGGTGGACAGGCCGTTAGCCAGCGCGACATCGGACCGGCATGCGGCCTGCCAGCCCTGGTCCGCCAGCTTGAGCACATAGGGCAGCGTCGCGTTGGTCAGCGCGAACGTGGATGTCCGCGGCACCGCGCCGGGCATGTTGGCCACGCAGTAGAACACCGTGTCGTGCACACGAAACGTGGGCTCGTCGTGGGTGGTGGGCCGGGAGTCCTCGAAGCAACCGCCCTGGTCGATCGAGACATCGAGCAGCACCGCGCCCGGTTTCATCTGCGCCACAAGCGAATTCGACACGAGTCTGGGTGCCTTGTGCCCGGGAACCAGGACCGCGCCGATCACCAGGTCGGCCCGCTTGACCGCACCCTCGAGTTCGAGGCCGGTCGAGTAGCGGGTGCGGATCCGGCCGCCGAACTCGGCGTCGAGCTGGCGCAGCCGTTCGATATTCACGTCCAGCACGGTCACGTGGGCGCCCATCCCGCTGGCCACTCGTGCCGCGTTGTAGCCCACGGTGCCGGCGCCGATCACGACCACGTCGGCCGGCCCCGTGCCCGGCACTCCGCCCATCACGATGCCGCGGCCGCCGGCCGGCTTCATCAGATGGTAGGCCCCCACCTGGGCGCCCAGCCGGCCGGCGACCTCACTCATCGGGGCCAGCAACGGCAGCTCGCCGTCGACGGTCTGGACGGTCTCGTAGGCAATCGACGTCACCCCCGAACG
Proteins encoded in this window:
- a CDS encoding ANTAR domain-containing protein codes for the protein MELRQTDRARDARRGGQRRLGAAEGVLVALRHCSLDEAFSDIVQTAKQHNVAPMELAHGLVAIAENDVTYDVDDAVVAAVSRAWGDLLARSGQDRYGEPAPQSN
- the ald gene encoding alanine dehydrogenase; protein product: MRVGVPTETKNNEFRVAITPAGVRELTRRGHQVTIQAGAGEGSSIADADYVAAGAQVADAAEGVWAAAELLLKVKEPIEIEYGLLRRGQILFTYLHLAASLPCTEALLRSGVTSIAYETVQTVDGELPLLAPMSEVAGRLGAQVGAYHLMKPAGGRGIVMGGVPGTGPADVVVIGAGTVGYNAARVASGMGAHVTVLDVNIERLRQLDAEFGGRIRTRYSTGLELEGAVKRADLVIGAVLVPGHKAPRLVSNSLVAQMKPGAVLLDVSIDQGGCFEDSRPTTHDEPTFRVHDTVFYCVANMPGAVPRTSTFALTNATLPYVLKLADQGWQAACRSDVALANGLSTHEGLLLSDEVGADLGLPFTDPAQLLS